A single genomic interval of Deinococcus planocerae harbors:
- a CDS encoding DNA-binding protein, translating to MVTSRSVVEDLLASAAALRELGRWAGVEVALRQALEAVTSDTQGAAVLEEMMQVPGAVRGGSPAWQVLNLWVWCVNRCPQEILDFSADLTLPPEGAVYRTWALARLGREVEALALLEEVWPVLTGATVGFAWRVRAQALASLGTPGWREAFRAAAGLLQGRRRSLSLAEEGHWLNSAGLSAHARETWREALAGFEGDVFHQAWLRYNLGVSAFRDGAPEAEHHFLALMALSRRAEAKRFASRAWCGLGAFRRLHGEWSRAEYAYHRALHEAGGDCDDEVEARWGMGHLRRLQGLPEVALEEFGRGRARGGERARWLHVDEACAHAQAGHPAQAFQALAQGGDALGAHAGQVAVVRAELARQSGRGDEARLHLRDVEQRGTWVREERTCFPALFTLLEEAGVVAAVTETRCTCVEVRAGGVLQVLVNGRAVPLAPTGRAAELLVALLELDGGASVEALTGWLYPGPGTRTRPAAQRLSALTRELREVLGWRESVQARRGAYQLDPATEWVYDVANARQQAAPLPAFMTGVYSDWVVRRQACLDQPTLWNDID from the coding sequence GTGGTGACGTCGCGCTCGGTGGTGGAGGATCTGCTCGCATCGGCGGCAGCGCTGCGAGAACTCGGACGGTGGGCCGGGGTGGAGGTCGCGCTGCGCCAGGCACTGGAGGCAGTGACCAGCGACACCCAGGGCGCCGCCGTGCTGGAAGAGATGATGCAGGTCCCGGGGGCGGTGCGTGGCGGGTCGCCCGCATGGCAGGTGCTGAATTTGTGGGTCTGGTGCGTGAACCGCTGTCCGCAGGAGATCCTCGACTTCAGCGCCGATCTGACGCTGCCGCCCGAGGGCGCGGTCTATCGGACGTGGGCCCTGGCCCGCCTGGGCCGCGAGGTGGAGGCGCTCGCATTGCTGGAGGAGGTGTGGCCCGTGCTCACCGGGGCCACGGTGGGCTTCGCGTGGCGGGTGCGGGCCCAGGCCTTGGCGTCGCTGGGAACCCCGGGGTGGCGGGAGGCGTTCCGGGCGGCAGCGGGATTGCTCCAGGGGCGGCGGCGCAGCTTGAGCCTAGCGGAGGAGGGACACTGGCTGAACAGCGCGGGTCTTTCTGCCCATGCCCGCGAGACCTGGCGGGAGGCCCTGGCGGGGTTCGAGGGAGACGTGTTTCACCAGGCCTGGCTGCGTTACAACCTGGGTGTATCCGCCTTCCGGGACGGGGCGCCGGAGGCCGAGCACCACTTTCTGGCGCTGATGGCGCTCTCTCGCCGCGCCGAAGCCAAGCGCTTTGCCAGCCGCGCGTGGTGTGGCCTGGGAGCGTTCAGGAGGCTGCACGGGGAGTGGTCGCGCGCAGAGTACGCCTATCACCGGGCACTGCACGAGGCGGGCGGGGATTGCGACGACGAGGTGGAAGCGCGGTGGGGCATGGGGCACCTGCGCAGGTTGCAAGGTCTGCCGGAGGTGGCCCTTGAGGAGTTCGGGCGGGGACGGGCGCGCGGAGGTGAGCGCGCGCGCTGGCTGCATGTGGACGAGGCCTGCGCCCACGCGCAGGCGGGCCACCCGGCGCAGGCGTTCCAGGCCCTGGCGCAGGGAGGGGACGCACTGGGCGCGCACGCGGGGCAGGTCGCCGTGGTGCGGGCCGAACTGGCGCGTCAATCAGGCCGAGGAGACGAGGCCCGGCTTCACCTGAGGGACGTGGAGCAGCGCGGCACTTGGGTGCGCGAGGAGCGCACCTGCTTTCCAGCGCTCTTCACCCTGTTGGAAGAGGCCGGGGTGGTTGCTGCGGTCACGGAGACCCGGTGCACCTGTGTGGAGGTGCGCGCGGGTGGGGTCTTGCAGGTGCTCGTGAATGGCCGCGCCGTGCCGCTCGCACCGACCGGGCGGGCAGCGGAGCTCCTGGTAGCGTTGTTGGAGTTGGACGGTGGGGCCAGCGTGGAGGCCCTGACGGGGTGGTTGTATCCTGGACCGGGCACGAGGACCCGTCCGGCAGCGCAGCGGCTTTCAGCCTTGACACGTGAGCTGCGCGAGGTCCTGGGCTGGCGGGAAAGCGTGCAGGCGCGGCGTGGCGCTTACCAGCTCGACCCGGCGACCGAGTGGGTGTACGACGTGGCGAACGCTCGTCAGCAGGCGGCGCCCCTGCCCGCATTTATGACCGGCGTGTACAGCGACTGGGTGGTGCGGCGTCAAGCCTGCCTTGATCAGCCGACGCTGTGGAATGACATAGATTGA
- a CDS encoding helix-turn-helix transcriptional regulator — MPDLRPMSPDEAYGRAKDDRNRPPALVRVKAWRLFELQRLLREKPRTAQELADHFGVARRSVQRDLRALAEGGHGLEQRGYTYALRGTVPHLNAVEALAVHAAARLLYHHTPAFNRHYREGLIKLAAMLPEPARSVALRSAEHLPHRPDESQALELVAQAWFERRVLRFDHCKPGQREPERGFELQVYFVEISRENLVPYVIGWERARRGAMRTFKLSRMHHLALLKDTFDEALVRDFDPRAYLSDAWGVVGGQHVGSVTVRLRFEAGAAYRILEGGYPNMSEPMKHGDGAVEVDVRAGVDRSGLPRELLPFILGFGPRVEVLSPHNVREHWLSELRETLRRHGGDAI, encoded by the coding sequence ATGCCCGACCTACGACCGATGAGTCCTGACGAGGCCTACGGCCGCGCGAAGGACGACCGCAACCGACCGCCCGCGCTGGTGAGGGTGAAGGCTTGGCGCCTGTTTGAACTTCAACGCCTTCTGCGCGAGAAGCCGCGCACGGCCCAGGAACTCGCCGACCACTTCGGGGTGGCGAGGCGCAGCGTGCAGCGCGACTTGCGGGCCCTTGCAGAGGGTGGCCACGGCCTGGAGCAGCGGGGATATACCTACGCACTCCGGGGCACGGTGCCGCACCTGAACGCGGTGGAGGCGCTCGCCGTCCATGCCGCCGCACGCCTGCTGTACCATCACACCCCGGCGTTCAACCGCCACTACCGGGAAGGGCTGATCAAGCTGGCGGCCATGCTGCCCGAGCCCGCGCGCAGCGTTGCCCTGCGTTCTGCCGAGCATCTGCCCCACAGGCCAGACGAGAGCCAGGCGCTGGAACTCGTGGCACAGGCGTGGTTCGAGCGGCGCGTGCTGCGTTTCGACCACTGCAAACCCGGCCAGCGCGAGCCCGAGCGCGGCTTCGAACTCCAGGTGTACTTCGTGGAGATCTCGCGCGAGAACCTCGTCCCCTACGTGATCGGTTGGGAACGTGCCCGGCGGGGAGCGATGCGGACGTTCAAGCTCTCACGCATGCATCATCTCGCCCTCCTCAAGGACACCTTCGACGAGGCCCTCGTGCGCGACTTTGATCCGCGCGCCTACCTCTCGGACGCGTGGGGGGTCGTGGGCGGCCAGCACGTCGGCAGCGTGACGGTTCGGTTGCGTTTCGAGGCGGGCGCCGCGTACCGCATCCTGGAGGGCGGCTACCCCAACATGAGCGAGCCGATGAAGCACGGGGACGGCGCCGTGGAGGTCGACGTTCGTGCGGGCGTAGACAGGAGCGGCCTGCCGCGCGAACTGCTGCCCTTCATCTTGGGCTTCGGCCCCCGCGTGGAGGTTCTCTCCCCACACAACGTGCGCGAGCACTGGCTCAGCGAGCTGCGCGAAACCCTTCGTCGCCACGGCGGCGACGCGATCTGA
- a CDS encoding CRISPR-associated helicase/endonuclease Cas3, with translation MKADEHDTRGLSRLLWAKSDRGAEKGRWKPVLAHLLDVAACAWRLLDLEPEATLNQYARDFGYAPDKAGRDATQRWVCALIALHDLGKASPAFQQKWVDWPKKAEAATLGLTWGMGSTKPYPPPNDVSHSQVSQRTLREILQDERLGPACGWNFEVADAVADAVGAHHGFRTPEAEIGRIREYDLGTDAWEDARRELFVAVLTALGVGEAPSITEFGGGAYMRLAGLTSFADWVGSSFDLTRFEHDLLDNPRAYFKQHAVPQAREELRDIGWEKREHLVSSVDAFARVFAYLALDGRPFQPRDLQTAVEDIVRSASAPTLLLVEAPMGEGKTEAAWYAHLALQNKLDHRGLYIALPTQATGNAMFTRTAEFLAQMRAGRRAPALDLQLLHGGKDQNRAYRDLQVQPNTEEDQPTAVRARMWFTHRKRGLLSEYGVGTVDQALLGVLPVAHQFIRLWGLGNRTVVLDEVHAYDVYTGSLIENLVRWLHALGSSVVLISATLPQAKREALMRAYGALTIDPAPYPRVTWVQQGETRARARHVPADPSRALTVGLRALNEDTLSLAEQVRELHGQGGVVAVVVNTVQRAQELYREVCRRLPKDEVLLFHARYRSKDRLEREESLLARLGKPGKDVERPKRFVLIATQVAEQSLDFDADVMLTDLAPVDLILQRAGRLHRHRREAEVRGAHREPLLYVAGLAAQHVPDLHGTRWKYVYQPFALLRAWLILRDRTGIHLPGDVDTLVQAAYAERDPPGLPDEVRRELDAARERQHTQSARHENAALHAGIPHPAHFLPKVLAPDWQDDDPRADDDPAPSRTRLGSESVTVIPLFLQDGEYCLDPGGERARISKKDFDADPGKKAEQVRYLHAHALRLGRREVVNGMGAHARAHFPKGLHWKDIAALQDTLPLVLENHGGRWETTVQEVRVEHDADLGIVYNAPREDE, from the coding sequence ATGAAGGCCGATGAACATGACACGCGGGGGCTGAGCCGCCTCCTGTGGGCGAAAAGCGACCGCGGCGCCGAGAAGGGCCGCTGGAAGCCCGTGCTGGCGCACCTGCTGGACGTGGCCGCCTGCGCCTGGCGGCTGCTGGACCTTGAACCCGAGGCGACCCTGAACCAGTACGCCCGCGACTTCGGATACGCGCCTGATAAGGCCGGACGGGACGCCACGCAGCGTTGGGTGTGCGCCCTGATCGCCCTGCACGACCTGGGCAAGGCCAGCCCGGCGTTTCAGCAGAAGTGGGTGGACTGGCCCAAGAAGGCTGAGGCCGCCACCCTCGGCCTCACGTGGGGCATGGGCAGCACGAAGCCTTACCCACCGCCGAATGACGTGTCGCACAGTCAAGTGTCGCAGCGGACTCTGCGCGAAATCTTGCAGGACGAGCGTCTTGGGCCAGCCTGTGGCTGGAATTTTGAAGTTGCAGATGCGGTCGCGGATGCGGTCGGCGCGCACCACGGCTTCCGCACTCCCGAAGCAGAGATCGGGAGAATCAGGGAGTACGACCTGGGCACGGACGCCTGGGAGGACGCGCGCCGCGAGCTGTTCGTGGCGGTGCTCACGGCCTTGGGGGTTGGCGAAGCACCGAGCATCACCGAGTTCGGAGGTGGAGCGTATATGCGCCTCGCAGGCCTGACCAGTTTCGCGGACTGGGTGGGTTCCAGCTTCGATTTGACGCGCTTTGAGCACGACTTGCTCGATAATCCCCGGGCCTACTTCAAACAGCACGCCGTCCCACAAGCGCGAGAGGAACTGCGAGACATCGGCTGGGAAAAGCGTGAGCATCTGGTGTCCAGCGTCGATGCCTTCGCGCGGGTCTTTGCGTACCTCGCGCTGGACGGGCGACCCTTTCAGCCGCGCGACTTGCAAACCGCCGTGGAGGACATTGTGCGCTCCGCCAGCGCACCTACGCTGCTGCTCGTCGAAGCCCCGATGGGTGAGGGGAAGACGGAGGCCGCGTGGTACGCGCACCTCGCCCTACAGAACAAGCTCGACCACCGCGGCCTCTACATCGCATTGCCCACGCAGGCGACCGGGAACGCCATGTTTACCCGCACTGCCGAGTTCCTGGCCCAGATGCGCGCAGGCCGCAGGGCTCCGGCGCTCGACCTGCAACTGCTCCACGGCGGCAAGGATCAGAACCGCGCCTACCGCGATCTTCAGGTGCAGCCCAACACCGAGGAGGACCAGCCCACCGCCGTGCGCGCCCGTATGTGGTTCACCCACCGCAAGCGCGGCCTGCTGAGCGAGTACGGCGTGGGCACGGTGGATCAGGCGCTGCTGGGCGTGCTGCCCGTCGCGCACCAGTTCATCCGCCTGTGGGGTTTGGGGAACCGCACCGTCGTGCTGGACGAGGTACACGCCTACGACGTGTACACGGGCAGCCTGATCGAGAACCTCGTGCGCTGGCTGCACGCCCTGGGCTCCAGCGTCGTGCTCATAAGCGCCACGCTGCCGCAGGCCAAACGGGAAGCCTTGATGCGGGCGTACGGCGCGCTGACCATCGACCCCGCCCCCTACCCGCGCGTCACCTGGGTGCAACAGGGCGAGACGCGTGCCCGGGCCCGGCACGTGCCCGCCGACCCCTCCCGTGCCCTGACCGTGGGCCTACGTGCCCTGAACGAAGACACGCTCAGCCTGGCCGAGCAGGTGCGTGAGCTGCACGGTCAGGGTGGCGTCGTCGCCGTTGTCGTGAACACCGTGCAGCGCGCGCAGGAGCTGTACCGCGAGGTGTGCCGCCGTCTGCCGAAAGACGAGGTGCTGCTCTTCCACGCCCGCTACCGCAGCAAGGATCGTCTGGAGCGCGAGGAATCGCTCCTCGCCCGGCTGGGTAAGCCCGGCAAGGACGTCGAGCGCCCGAAGCGCTTCGTGCTGATCGCCACGCAGGTGGCCGAGCAGAGCCTCGACTTCGACGCGGACGTCATGCTCACGGACCTCGCGCCCGTGGACCTCATCTTGCAACGCGCGGGCCGCCTGCATCGCCACCGACGGGAGGCCGAGGTGCGTGGCGCCCACCGGGAGCCCCTCCTGTACGTCGCGGGACTGGCCGCACAACACGTGCCCGACTTGCACGGCACGCGCTGGAAGTACGTGTACCAGCCCTTCGCCCTGCTGCGCGCGTGGCTCATTCTCCGGGACCGCACCGGGATTCACCTGCCGGGCGACGTGGACACCCTCGTGCAGGCTGCGTACGCCGAGCGTGACCCGCCCGGCCTCCCCGACGAGGTGCGGCGGGAACTCGACGCCGCCCGCGAGAGGCAGCACACCCAGAGCGCGAGGCACGAGAACGCCGCCCTGCACGCGGGGATTCCCCACCCGGCGCACTTTCTGCCGAAGGTACTCGCCCCCGACTGGCAGGACGACGACCCTCGCGCCGACGACGACCCCGCTCCGTCCCGAACGCGCCTGGGGAGCGAGAGCGTCACCGTCATCCCGCTCTTTTTGCAGGACGGCGAGTACTGCCTGGACCCGGGCGGCGAACGCGCCCGGATCAGCAAGAAAGACTTCGACGCTGACCCCGGGAAGAAAGCCGAGCAGGTGCGCTACCTGCACGCGCACGCCCTGCGCCTGGGCCGCCGCGAGGTCGTGAACGGCATGGGGGCGCACGCGAGGGCGCACTTCCCGAAGGGACTGCACTGGAAAGACATCGCCGCGCTGCAAGACACGTTACCCCTCGTCCTCGAGAACCACGGCGGACGCTGGGAAACCACCGTGCAGGAGGTGCGCGTCGAGCACGACGCTGACCTGGGTATCGTCTACAACGCCCCCCGGGAGGACGAATGA
- the casA gene encoding type I-E CRISPR-associated protein Cse1/CasA, with translation MSDHYDLLTEPWIPVRPLDGSPMREVGLREVLLQPEHFASVEGETPLITAALYRLLLAILHRALRGPQSAREAARWFEHGWNEDERAKIEAYLGVPGRFDLLGDTPFMQVPDLPLDGFAQSWERLGAEVGSGNTTMLFNLSFRKGHAPPPVTLAQAARRLLEHQAFVLGGLTRKFTHAGSGAPAATAALVMARGESLRETFALNLVPYAPEEGKDAPPWELPPLSVKDLRALYPDGQARRRPVQGIAQAYAWQSRGVKLYPVEEEGQPVVRVIAHAEGVPPEVAERFRDPMTATVPLKDGRLISLSLDRERAFWRDFEAIVPERAKRVTLGGDGQPITVSGTEPPVLDHAMQVCRRLRRGQVPLMVFGQVTEQGKIELSRSEAYALPVFGDTEKKVPAAISTALGNANVVGKAVSATTRFLAEHLLAVGERKPHRDDVAKLAQSLGGAQAYWSALEFPFRSFLATLAERGDVAALEGWNAELDRAARHAWSVAKREAGTDARARRAVHESEGYLMKTLFDLRKGESDDTSTSATRPA, from the coding sequence ATGAGCGACCACTACGACCTGCTGACCGAGCCCTGGATTCCCGTGCGTCCGCTGGACGGTTCGCCCATGCGTGAGGTGGGGCTGCGCGAGGTGCTGCTGCAACCGGAGCACTTCGCCAGCGTGGAGGGTGAGACGCCCCTGATCACGGCGGCGCTGTACCGCCTGTTGCTCGCCATCCTGCACCGCGCCCTCAGGGGGCCGCAGAGCGCCAGGGAGGCCGCGCGCTGGTTCGAGCACGGCTGGAACGAAGATGAGCGCGCAAAGATCGAGGCATATCTGGGCGTCCCGGGGCGGTTCGACCTGCTGGGCGACACGCCCTTCATGCAGGTGCCGGACTTGCCGCTGGACGGCTTCGCACAGTCCTGGGAGCGGCTGGGTGCGGAGGTGGGCAGCGGCAACACCACCATGCTCTTCAACCTGTCCTTTCGCAAAGGGCACGCGCCGCCCCCCGTCACGCTCGCGCAGGCAGCGCGACGCCTCTTGGAACATCAGGCTTTCGTCCTGGGAGGCTTGACGCGCAAGTTCACGCATGCGGGTTCAGGTGCTCCTGCCGCCACGGCCGCCCTCGTGATGGCGCGGGGGGAGAGCCTGCGCGAGACGTTCGCGCTGAACCTCGTCCCATACGCGCCGGAAGAGGGTAAGGACGCGCCCCCCTGGGAGTTACCACCCCTCTCCGTGAAGGACCTGCGGGCGCTGTACCCAGATGGTCAGGCCCGGCGGCGTCCAGTGCAGGGCATTGCCCAGGCGTATGCGTGGCAGAGCCGCGGCGTGAAGCTGTACCCGGTAGAGGAAGAGGGTCAGCCCGTGGTGCGCGTCATCGCGCACGCGGAGGGCGTGCCGCCCGAGGTGGCCGAGCGGTTTCGCGACCCTATGACCGCTACCGTTCCGCTGAAAGACGGCCGCCTGATCTCGCTCAGCCTGGACCGTGAGCGGGCCTTTTGGCGCGACTTCGAGGCCATCGTCCCCGAGCGGGCGAAGCGCGTGACGCTGGGCGGGGACGGCCAGCCCATCACTGTCTCGGGCACCGAGCCGCCCGTGCTGGACCACGCGATGCAGGTGTGTCGCCGACTCCGGCGCGGCCAGGTGCCGCTCATGGTGTTCGGGCAGGTGACCGAGCAGGGCAAGATTGAATTGTCGCGCAGTGAGGCGTACGCGCTGCCCGTGTTCGGTGACACCGAGAAGAAGGTGCCCGCCGCCATCTCTACGGCCCTGGGCAACGCCAACGTGGTTGGGAAGGCGGTGAGCGCCACCACGCGCTTTTTGGCCGAACACCTGCTGGCCGTGGGTGAACGCAAGCCCCACAGGGACGACGTGGCAAAGCTCGCGCAATCGTTGGGAGGCGCCCAGGCGTACTGGTCCGCGCTGGAGTTCCCGTTTCGCTCGTTCCTCGCCACGCTGGCCGAACGGGGCGACGTGGCGGCGCTGGAAGGTTGGAACGCCGAACTCGACCGTGCCGCCCGACACGCCTGGAGCGTGGCGAAACGGGAGGCGGGGACAGACGCCCGCGCCCGCCGCGCCGTCCACGAATCGGAGGGCTATCTCATGAAGACCTTGTTCGACCTGCGAAAGGGGGAAAGCGATGACACAAGCACCAGCGCCACCCGCCCGGCTTGA
- the casB gene encoding type I-E CRISPR-associated protein Cse2/CasB: MTQAPAPPARLERETAFFEGLSHLERGRLAELRRGASLEPDQRPYFLERLLLEHLPNWQGWAREAAYLVASLYALVERPSADGTPGETEDTQDAAANPAACPRRASLGRDLGKLYRDQDERPSTEKRFLSLLDADEAQFPYQLRQVVTLLNASDIRPSWPHLLSDARAWGHPDAREAIRDRWAQDFYRASKSAATDPADPAPTTPEEPR; the protein is encoded by the coding sequence ATGACACAAGCACCAGCGCCACCCGCCCGGCTTGAGCGCGAGACGGCCTTTTTCGAGGGCCTGTCCCACCTGGAGCGCGGCAGGCTCGCGGAGCTGAGGCGCGGCGCGAGCCTGGAGCCCGACCAGCGCCCGTACTTTTTGGAGCGGCTGCTGCTGGAGCACCTGCCGAACTGGCAGGGCTGGGCGCGCGAGGCGGCGTATCTCGTGGCGAGCCTGTACGCGCTCGTGGAACGCCCCAGCGCGGATGGCACGCCGGGAGAAACCGAGGACACACAGGACGCTGCGGCTAATCCCGCCGCCTGCCCGCGCCGCGCCAGCCTCGGGCGCGACCTCGGCAAGCTGTACCGCGACCAGGACGAGCGCCCCAGCACGGAAAAGCGTTTTCTGTCCCTGCTGGACGCTGACGAGGCGCAGTTCCCGTACCAGTTGCGGCAGGTGGTGACGCTCCTGAACGCGTCGGACATTCGCCCGTCGTGGCCGCACCTGCTCAGCGACGCCCGCGCCTGGGGCCACCCGGACGCTCGTGAGGCAATTCGCGACCGTTGGGCGCAGGATTTTTACCGTGCGAGCAAATCTGCGGCCACCGACCCCGCCGACCCCGCCCCCACCACCCCGGAGGAGCCCCGATGA
- the cas7e gene encoding type I-E CRISPR-associated protein Cas7/Cse4/CasC, with protein MKSLLEIHILQNFAPSNLNRDDTGSPKDAYFGGVRRARISSQSLKRAMRQHFDTLPLLSAGDRAVRTKRVTQELIDRLVRLGRPQGEALAKVTAALGGMKLTVKFETKDGVTTHKTEYLLFLGDQELTRIAELIHARWDDLAASEGGDKKGKDAKKVAKAAVAPDLSKAMLNALDGGKAVDVALFGRMLADLPERNADAAAQVAHALGTGRMEREFDFYTAVDDLKPDDTAGADMLGTVEFTSATYYRYANLDLEQLRGNLQGDDDLALRGVEAFLRASVFAAPSGKQNTFAAHNLPDFIAFTVRREASPRNLANAFEKPVQPQGGLSLLAGSLSALGREWEKQERIFAQPGSTHYLNVKDERDVTWEEKGDGEQVVRGALPGQRVPDLESLIQSTMREVRAALGVTGGTAQAGD; from the coding sequence ATGAAGAGCCTGCTTGAAATCCACATCCTGCAAAACTTCGCGCCCAGCAACCTCAACCGCGACGACACCGGCAGCCCCAAGGACGCCTACTTCGGCGGCGTGCGCCGTGCCCGCATCAGCAGCCAGAGCCTCAAGCGCGCCATGCGCCAGCACTTCGACACGCTGCCGCTGCTGAGTGCCGGTGACCGGGCCGTCCGGACAAAGCGCGTCACACAGGAACTCATCGACCGTCTCGTACGGCTTGGGCGACCCCAAGGTGAGGCCCTCGCCAAGGTCACGGCGGCGCTAGGCGGCATGAAGCTGACCGTCAAGTTCGAGACGAAGGACGGTGTGACCACGCACAAGACCGAGTATCTGCTGTTTCTGGGCGACCAGGAACTGACCCGCATTGCCGAGCTGATCCATGCCCGGTGGGATGACCTAGCGGCCAGTGAGGGCGGGGACAAGAAGGGCAAGGATGCGAAGAAAGTGGCGAAAGCCGCTGTCGCCCCCGACCTCTCAAAGGCCATGTTGAACGCCCTCGATGGGGGCAAGGCCGTGGACGTGGCCCTGTTCGGGCGCATGCTCGCCGACCTGCCAGAACGCAACGCGGACGCCGCCGCGCAGGTGGCGCACGCCCTGGGCACGGGCCGCATGGAGCGTGAGTTCGACTTCTACACCGCCGTGGACGACCTCAAGCCGGACGACACGGCGGGCGCCGACATGCTGGGCACGGTGGAGTTCACGAGCGCCACGTACTACCGCTACGCGAACCTCGACCTGGAGCAGTTGCGCGGCAACCTTCAGGGTGACGATGACCTCGCGTTGCGCGGCGTGGAGGCGTTCTTGCGCGCGAGCGTGTTCGCCGCCCCCAGCGGCAAGCAGAACACCTTCGCGGCGCACAACCTGCCGGACTTCATCGCGTTCACCGTGCGCCGTGAGGCCAGCCCCCGTAACCTCGCCAACGCCTTTGAGAAGCCCGTGCAGCCGCAGGGCGGACTGAGCTTGCTCGCGGGCAGCCTGAGCGCGCTGGGCCGCGAGTGGGAAAAGCAGGAGCGCATCTTTGCGCAGCCCGGCAGCACGCACTACCTGAACGTCAAGGACGAACGCGATGTGACGTGGGAAGAGAAGGGGGACGGCGAGCAGGTGGTCCGGGGGGCCCTGCCCGGCCAGCGCGTGCCGGACCTCGAAAGCCTGATTCAGAGCACCATGCGCGAGGTGCGCGCCGCCCTCGGCGTGACCGGGGGAACGGCGCAGGCGGGGGACTGA
- the cas5e gene encoding type I-E CRISPR-associated protein Cas5/CasD, with protein sequence MPTLLLRLQAPMQSWGSRSRFDDRDTELEPTKSGVLGLVAAALGVPRDNWTELEPLTRLRFGVRVDREGVPRTDYHTAQEGRATAVTRRHYLADAAFLVGLEGDVTLLRRIEDAVRNPVWTLFLGRKSFLPTRPLFFEQGGLREASLEDALREHPALASGDEDTVRYVIEALPSTPTAPGRALGARTDQPMGPFSRRTYAARPVHIWTEPHPAQEVG encoded by the coding sequence ATGCCCACGCTGCTGCTGCGCTTGCAGGCCCCCATGCAGTCTTGGGGCAGCCGCTCGCGCTTCGACGACCGCGATACTGAACTGGAGCCTACCAAGAGCGGTGTGCTGGGCCTCGTCGCGGCGGCGCTGGGCGTACCGCGCGACAACTGGACAGAGTTGGAGCCGCTGACCCGCTTGCGCTTCGGCGTGCGCGTGGACCGCGAGGGCGTGCCACGCACTGACTACCACACCGCGCAGGAGGGGCGCGCCACCGCCGTCACGCGGCGCCACTACCTTGCGGACGCCGCTTTCCTCGTCGGGCTTGAGGGGGACGTCACATTGCTCAGGCGCATCGAGGATGCCGTGAGAAACCCCGTCTGGACGCTCTTTCTGGGACGTAAAAGTTTCCTGCCCACGCGCCCGCTGTTTTTCGAGCAGGGCGGCCTGCGCGAAGCGTCCCTTGAGGACGCGCTGCGGGAGCATCCTGCCTTGGCGAGCGGTGACGAGGACACCGTACGCTACGTGATAGAAGCCCTGCCGTCCACGCCTACGGCCCCTGGACGCGCCCTGGGCGCCAGAACCGATCAACCCATGGGCCCGTTCTCCCGGCGCACCTATGCGGCGCGCCCCGTCCACATCTGGACGGAGCCCCATCCTGCCCAGGAGGTGGGCTGA
- the cas6e gene encoding type I-E CRISPR-associated protein Cas6/Cse3/CasE, with amino-acid sequence MYLSQLVLNGRSRQVQADLRNPYDLHRTLTFAFAPEGEGLPDGERPLWRLDGERPPTLIVQSRHAPDWGQVLARHPGYLETFRTTLLDDAKLNALSRTDVPYRFRLRANPAVTKRAEREGDARTQKPKRYGLYGAREQAGWLVAQGERHGFVPERFEITQAERFRARKGGARVTLSAATFEGELLVRDPGRFRAALRDGLGHGKALGLGLLSLAPTC; translated from the coding sequence ATGTACCTCTCCCAACTCGTCCTCAACGGCCGCTCCCGCCAGGTCCAGGCCGACCTGCGCAACCCCTACGACCTGCACCGCACCCTGACGTTCGCATTCGCGCCCGAGGGCGAGGGGTTGCCGGACGGCGAGCGTCCCCTGTGGCGCCTGGACGGCGAGCGCCCGCCGACCCTGATCGTGCAGAGCCGACACGCGCCCGACTGGGGACAGGTGCTGGCGCGGCACCCCGGCTACCTGGAGACCTTCCGCACGACCCTTCTCGACGACGCGAAGCTGAACGCCCTGTCTCGCACGGACGTGCCCTACCGCTTTCGCCTGCGCGCCAACCCCGCGGTCACCAAGCGCGCCGAGCGTGAGGGCGACGCCCGCACCCAGAAGCCCAAGCGGTACGGCCTGTACGGCGCCCGGGAGCAGGCGGGCTGGCTCGTGGCGCAGGGGGAGCGGCACGGCTTCGTCCCGGAGCGCTTCGAGATCACGCAGGCCGAACGTTTCCGCGCCCGCAAGGGTGGCGCCCGGGTCACGCTCAGCGCGGCTACCTTCGAGGGCGAACTGCTCGTCCGCGATCCCGGGCGCTTTAGGGCGGCCCTGCGCGACGGGCTGGGGCACGGCAAGGCGCTGGGGCTGGGGCTGCTCAGCCTCGCCCCCACCTGCTGA